A segment of the Mycobacterium intracellulare ATCC 13950 genome:
TGGCGCAGGCCTTCGAACGCATGGGACCCGGCTGGCGGGACGTGGTCCTCCCCCGGCTCACGCGGGTTGTCGCTCACGTGAGCCCCTAGGGTTTCGAGCGACGTCGCACCGGCTATCTCCCCGAGATGGCTATCACCGATTCCCGCGAAGTCGTCATCGAAGCGACGCCCGACGAAATCCTGGATGTGCTGTTCGACCTCGAGTCGTTGACCGAATGGTCGTCGGCGCACAAAAAGGTCGAGGTGCTCGAGCGGGACGACCAAAACCATCCGACCCGATCCAGACAGGTGGTCAAACTCGTCGGCGTCAGCGACGAACAGGAGCTCGCCTACACCGTTCACGACGATGGCGTCGGCTGGACCCTGATCAGCTCCAAACAGCAACGCGCTCAGGAGGGCCGGTACACGTTGACTCCCGAGGGGGACTCCACCCGGGTCCGCTTCGACCTCACCGTCGACCTGGTGGCGCCCGTTCCCGGATTCCTGGTCAAGAGGGGTGCCAAAACCCTCATGGACACGGCCACCGAGGGATTGCGCAAGCGGGTACTGGAAGTCGAGAAGCGCGCCAAGTAGCCGCGGCCCTCGCCCCGAAACGGGTGCTTTCGCGGCGCGCCCGCGCGGGTCAGACTGTTTTCATGGACTCGTCGCACGTGTTTCGCCGAACCGCAGCGCTCATCGGAGCAGCGGTGCTGCTTGGGCCGCTGACCGGCTGCGGCGGAACTGGGGATAGCCACCCGACGTCGTCTCCGGCGCCGAAGGTCACGACGCTGGGCAAGACGGCGCCCAAGGCGCCCGCCGGAGGCTCATTGACGATCAGCAGCCCGGCCTTCGCCGACGGTGCGCCGATTCCGGTGCAGTACACCTGCAAGGGCGCCGACGTCGCACCGCCGTTGGTGTGGTCGGCGCCGCTGGGTGCGGCCCTCGTCGTCGACGATCCCGACGCCCCGGCCGGGTTGTACGTCCACTGGGTGGTGATCGGAATCGCCCCCGGGCCCGGCAGCACGGCCGAGGGCCAAACCCCAGCCGGCGCAACCACTCTGCCGAACACGGCCGGCCAGTCGGCGTATCAGGGTCCCTGTCCCCCGAACGGAACAGGCACGCATCGTTACCGGTTCACCCTCTATCAGCTTCCCGATGACTACCAGCTGCCCGGCGGCCTGGCGGGCGTGCAGGCCGCGCAGACGATCGCCGGCGCCGCGACCGCGCAGGCGCAGCTCGTCGGGGCGTTCGGCGGCTGATCGGCTCGCCTCAGGACGCGTCGTCGAGCACCTGGTAGCCGGCGTTGTACCCCGGGGTGAAGGTGATGCCCGGTCCGCCATGGCAGCCGGCGCCGGCGAGGTAGAGACCGTCGATCGGAATGGGTAGATCGAGGAAGCCGCGCGGTCCGGGTCGGTTGGGCCCCATCAGGTCTGGGTGCAAAAGCCCGTGGCAGAAGTCGCCGTCGGGCGCACCGAACATAGTGTTCATGTGGTAAGGCGCGAACGTGATGTGGCGTATCACGATGTCCTTGAAGTTCGGTGCCAACCTGGTGATCTTGTCGATAACCCGTTGCGCCATCTCATTTTTGAGGCGCCCGTGCTGACCGCGGTCGGATTCGACCGGAAACGCGTAGGCGAACGCGCTCGCCGCGTGCTTGCCCGGCGGCGCCATGGCGGGGTCGTGGACCGACGGGATCTGCATGCCCATCGACGGATCGTCCGGGACGATGCCCCGCCGGCAGTTCTCCCAGTGCAGCTGTTGGGATTCGGGCGACCCGAAGATGCCGATGGACTGTTGCATGCCGTCGTCGTTGAGAAACTCGTACGGTGGGGCGAATTCGGGCAGCCCGTCCAGGGCGAAGTGGATCTGCACGAACGAGGCGCGGTGGTCGCGGCCGGATACCCGCGAGACGAGCTCCGCGGGAACGTGTTCTGGTGCGATGAGGTCGGTGAGGGTGACATCGGGTGACAGGTTGGACACCACGATCGGCGCCGAAATCGTCGACCCGTCGCGCAGCCGCACGCCGGTCACCTTCTGCCGGTCGACGAGGATCTGCTCGGCCTTGGTGCGGAAGCGGATCTCGCCGCCGTGGGAGACGAAGAGCTCGCGTAGGTGGTCGGTGAGGGCGCCGATGCCGCCCTTGAGCTTGGTCATCATCGCGGTGCTGCCGTCGGGCACCGCCAGCGCGAACGCCAAACATGTTGCGCTGCCCGGTGTATACGGACCGCGGTAGGTCGAGTTGACGGCCAGGAACGCCAGCATCCCGCGCATGACCGCGTGCTTTTCCCGGTCGCGCAGATAGCGGTCGATCACGTCCATCGCCGAGCCGAAGAGCATGTCGTGAATGGCACGGCGTTCGGCGTCGTTGGTCGCGCAGGCATACATTTCGTCCAGGGTCTTCGGCCGTTGGCGGACGTCGAAGCGGCCGAGCGCCTTCGCCGG
Coding sequences within it:
- a CDS encoding phytoene desaturase family protein; translation: MSTNHYDAIVVGAGHNGLTAAAILQRAGLRTVCLEANTYAGGMAATVELIDGFRYEIAGSVQFPMASQLTKDLGLDTLPAVEPEVMSTNIGDHGEEPMIFYRDPMRLMTHLGEKHGVEAVTGMAELIGWSQAPAKALGRFDVRQRPKTLDEMYACATNDAERRAIHDMLFGSAMDVIDRYLRDREKHAVMRGMLAFLAVNSTYRGPYTPGSATCLAFALAVPDGSTAMMTKLKGGIGALTDHLRELFVSHGGEIRFRTKAEQILVDRQKVTGVRLRDGSTISAPIVVSNLSPDVTLTDLIAPEHVPAELVSRVSGRDHRASFVQIHFALDGLPEFAPPYEFLNDDGMQQSIGIFGSPESQQLHWENCRRGIVPDDPSMGMQIPSVHDPAMAPPGKHAASAFAYAFPVESDRGQHGRLKNEMAQRVIDKITRLAPNFKDIVIRHITFAPYHMNTMFGAPDGDFCHGLLHPDLMGPNRPGPRGFLDLPIPIDGLYLAGAGCHGGPGITFTPGYNAGYQVLDDAS
- a CDS encoding YbhB/YbcL family Raf kinase inhibitor-like protein, whose translation is MDSSHVFRRTAALIGAAVLLGPLTGCGGTGDSHPTSSPAPKVTTLGKTAPKAPAGGSLTISSPAFADGAPIPVQYTCKGADVAPPLVWSAPLGAALVVDDPDAPAGLYVHWVVIGIAPGPGSTAEGQTPAGATTLPNTAGQSAYQGPCPPNGTGTHRYRFTLYQLPDDYQLPGGLAGVQAAQTIAGAATAQAQLVGAFGG
- a CDS encoding SRPBCC family protein, which codes for MAITDSREVVIEATPDEILDVLFDLESLTEWSSAHKKVEVLERDDQNHPTRSRQVVKLVGVSDEQELAYTVHDDGVGWTLISSKQQRAQEGRYTLTPEGDSTRVRFDLTVDLVAPVPGFLVKRGAKTLMDTATEGLRKRVLEVEKRAK